One part of the Phragmites australis chromosome 3, lpPhrAust1.1, whole genome shotgun sequence genome encodes these proteins:
- the LOC133911025 gene encoding transcription repressor OFP1-like: protein MPALCWFQKLRRRKKKSKQSPCRNQVAVSAVCADNCPSSQCPSLPAACALSPNRTSYYFPSADRERHDTGLRCVARRDDAGADATALDVRVDVVHRRAGEQRLGGLDVPPGTPELKLRPIVTRHVVAKNNASDNGGVSSANATTSAATTPSTRARGFHVKPSSGRRRRRRSDSNYAKKEEKAAAPLQHGGTRRRRWWLYESLVVVKASSDPERELAESMSEMVVANGIRSSEDLEELLACYLALNAAEHHRAVVAAFRRVWFHLARQRLHLITH, encoded by the coding sequence ATGCCAGCGCTCTGCTGGTTCCAGAAgctcaggaggaggaagaagaagagcaagcaaAGTCCATGCAGAAACCAAGTCGCTGTGTCGGCAGTGTGCGCGGACAATTGTCCGAGCAGCCAATGCCCGTCGCTGCCAGCGGCGTGCGCCTTGTCCCCGAACAGGACGTCCTACTACTTCCCTAGCGCGGACCGCGAGCGCCACGACACAGGGCTCCGGTGCGTCGCCCGGCGCGACGACGCCGGCGCCGACGCGACGGCCCTGGACGTCCGCGTCGACGTGGTGCACCGCCGCGCGGGGGAACAGCGGCTCGGCGGCCTCGACGTGCCGCCGGGGACGCCGGAGCTCAAGCTGCGGCCCATCGTCACGAGGCACGTCGTCGCCAAGAACAACGCCTCGGACAATGGTGGCGTTAGCAGCGCCAACGCCACCACGTCGGCCGCCACAACGCCGTCAACCAGGGCGCGAGGGTTCCACGTGAAGCCGAGCAGCggcaggaggcggcggcgtcgcAGCGACAGCAACTACGCaaaaaaggaggagaaggcggcggcgccgtTGCAGCACGGGGgcacgaggcggcggcggtggtggctgtACGAGAGCCTGGTGGTTGTGAAGGCGTCGTCGGACCCGGAGCGGGAGCTGGCGGAAAGCATGTCGGAGATGGTGGTGGCCAATGGCATCCGGTCGTCGGAGGACCTCGAGGAGTTGCTCGCGTGCTACCTCGCGCTCAACGCCGCCGAGCACCACCGCGCCGTCGTCGCCGCGTTCCGCCGCGTCTGGTTCCACCTCGCCAGGCAAAGACTGCACTTGATCACTCACTAA